The Pocillopora verrucosa isolate sample1 chromosome 9, ASM3666991v2, whole genome shotgun sequence genome includes the window atttacataaaaatagtGTATTTACTGTTAGCCATACAGCTATTGACTAGTGTCTATAACAGAGTGCAAAGCAACACTTGCATTCATTGCCAGAAAAATTATAgttatttacaatgaaaatttaaaaatttgtaaatgtGTGATTATTACTCATTTTGGTTACATAGATGAATCCATGGTCAACAGTTTAGTGTCTCACTAAACAGGCACTTccccctttacaccctaacatcagtttgcatattctccaaactgttctctatacatttcctttaaggacaaggagaatttgtttacctaATGAACTGAGAACCTCTTTAGccagtgatcatttcctttatttttaagaactaacatcagtatgcatattctctatgcTGATCTCTCACTTTCCTACAataatgacaaggagaacttaTTTCACAATCAAAAGCCTCTTCAGTTGGTGactatttccttttctctcaagaccttaaatgttttcattcaggggtgaaattTAATACTGGTTGCTCGGAGGGCTTAATTCTTGATAGGACTGTGTTGAGGTCAGTGAAATTGACTTCAATAGGTATTAAGGCCAGATATGATGTATCCCCTTAGTGTAGATAGTATGTGCACCCTTATTGGTTGAAATGGTGTGTTTACACAAGAGTATGTAGACATGGTCGTGGGGTCACACTTAATATGTTTGGAATtatttttgagaaatatttcataaaagcaGTCAAGGATTTTTTCCAGGCTTACAAATCCTCTTAAAAACAAGTGAAAGGGCAAGACAACTTGAGAGAGTTTTGGAACCCAAGACTCAGTCCAGATTTATCACTTCTACCTAGACCCTGCCAATTTTCAATCATTACCTAGTTGGTTCTTCTCCTTACTTATTAAGGCCAAGCCCCTTTTCAAACTCTGCACATGTGAGTAGCTATATAGCTTACTGCACCCTAAGTACTAGATGTGACACTTAAGGGAGATGAATGATATTAGGTGATTTTGATCTCTAATCATTGATGTGTCATAGTTTTCCTTAGCCTGTGAGCAGACCCTTGTTTTTAGTGCTACAGGGCATGTATTTCTCCACCCATGGGTACATTTGAGACAAGTTGGGGAGAGGTTTGTCTAGGGTCTGGCACTATCAGTACCAGGCCCCTCACAGACCTCTCATTGGCTCACATTGCTCATTCCATGGGCAAAGACATTCCCATCTGAAATGCTTACTTCCCCAATATTTTTTAACTGTGTATTTGCCACTTTAGCAGATAAGCTTTAACACCCTCATTTTAGAGGTATGGGTTCAAAGTTCATCTTTCTAAATTGATAATGTTCTTAAAGGGATCTTTTCTCACATCATTTAATTTATCCAGTAAGGTGAACAGAAATTCAGGATGAATTCCCTCAATCAGGTTATATCGTGGAATAAAGTAACTTGGCAAAGACTTTGTGGCCAGGCAATAAAACAAGTCATCCAAAAGTCCAAGAAGGTTGGCTGCCAAATTACTGTCTGTCCATAATTTTGGAGGGTACTTGTGGCACGCTTGAAGAAACACCATTTTCAAGTGATATGAATGAAGAATATGAGGGCATTTTAGATGCCAGAATCTTATTTGTTTAAAGACTCTGTAACATGTTATAGCAGCAGGGCATTGTGATGCTAATTCCTGTAACAGAAAAAGTTCTACAACGCTGAAAGACAGTCTCCATTCTACCTTTGATTGTCCATTTGGTGAACACTTTCCAACAAGATAAAGATGCTGTTGTTGTGCTTTAACAAAAGCCTCCTCACTGAGCCAGTTTGGCTTTCCATGTACTGTAATCCACGATGGATACTCAACTGGAAGACAGTCATTTAGCAACTCGAATGCAACAACCAAATCACAATTGATTGTAACGCTTTGGAAGTCTAAAGACATGGATAAAGTTACTGCTGGTGGATTGAATTCCAATTGGAATCTCTCATTTAGTAAAGGAATTTGAGCGAAAATATGTTCAATTTGCTTGTACAAGTCGCCTACAATCAACAATGGATTAAGGTACAATTCGCCCCTTCTCTTCGGATCGCTTGGGCCAATAGCAAAGGGGGCCCAGTTTCTTCTGTAATCTTCATCATTCAGATACACGACAAAGTATCCCTCGCTTGTGTCTTCTTGCTTCATAAGTATGGCAGGACTGTCCCTTGATCTTCCGACTTTAACGTCTCGGAACACACAGAGTATATCCATTTCGAATTCAAGATGAGGCTTTCCATCCCCATGCCTATCGAAATTAGGAATATTTACCCCTTCCGCTGTGCTTCCAGTCCAGACGAATTCGACTTCCCTGTAGAGGGGATGTTTCCGTAACGGCTTATACAAACAATTCTTAATCGCACCAAACACGGAtggaaataattgttttgataaatcGTCCATAACTTGAAAACCGCCTCCATCTAAATGCTTTTGAAGAGCTTCATTGAGGCTAGCGATTGAATTTCCTGATAGACGATCAATTCCAGCTTCCGCCATGCCGATGCTTTCTTTCAGTGACTACTTTATATATGAAGACACATTTTATCTCTTTCTATTAATGACATGGAAGGTCGTGTTCGAAGGTTGAATAATGCTATCCGCTGAATAAGCTTGAATAAATCTCTAACCGGTGGATGGTGTAGTATGGCCCTGGCCTTAACTCACAAGGCCCTCAACCCGTTACATCCAAAAGTCAGTTTTCACTTTCTCCGTACTTTCTCCACACCTCCTAATGTGCTgataagagaatttgttcaacaatctagagcttcttaagtttgtgatcgtttcttttattctcatgacctaaatatgtgattcaggggtgatttggTTAAGAGAAGATACGAGTCACTCTTGGGAGACAGAGGGTTAAGAACTTATACTAGCTATCTTGGAAAATATAGCTACCAATGTTAGAACTATTAACAACTATAAGACATCTTTGGAAAGTTTACGACAGAGACATCAAATGAGGAAATAAAGTACTTGTTCCAATATTGACAATTCTAGGCAACAATCCAAGAGAAAATTAGAATAAACCTTTCACTGTAATTCATGTTCCTTTCAGGAAAATATAATTGAAAAGCTCTCTAAAATACCAGGTATCCAACAGAGGTGTTATGCAAGGAAATGAACAAGGTATCACAACCACTGTCCCTCCCCGCCCCAGAAAAAAACACCAATAACTTGTACACTGGTACTATGATATTTATTAACTTGTTTCATCAACAATACACTAGTTTTCGGGGTTCATACACACTTTGACTGCAAACATCAAGACTACTTGCATTCTATATTTCCTTTCTCCATACTCAAATGTTACTCAATGAATGATTGCTATGATGGCATTCGTTTGCAAAAAGATGTTTACTAACAGCAGTGCATTTTGAAGTTAGAGCGTCTAGAAATCTTACAAGACTGAATACAAACATCAAGGATAATTCCActctatcattttctttttccatacAAAAATGCAATACACAGCAGGATTACCACAACAATCACAACTTGACACATGCAACTGCACATTTTACAGTTAGTGTGTCTAGATGTCTGGTGAGATTCAACTACAtggcagaaatttttttttctccagttttcaaaataaaataggTATAAATCAATTCTTAATCTgccagaggtgattaacatgttgGTTTAATATATTTAAGATCAAGCTATATCCAGGAAACAGGTGATGACATTACTCAAACCTATCACGTAAAAGTTGTAGTGATAATtgtgatctaacaccaaatcctCATACCTAACTAATGAGGAAATGTCTGGCAGCTTgaagggagaatttacaatcagatcttgggagtatAAGGGTTAAGAGGTCTAAAGAAGGCAGCAATAATCGGTGCATTCTTCCTTAACTCCAGCAGCTGTAATTTATTGTCACTTTTAATTAGTGGTTTTTGGGCTTCTGCCATTTGATGCAGTTCAGTTACGTCATTGTTCTGTGTTCttcattgttattatttcaacttttgaaCTATTTTCCTATCAGAACTGATCAGATTAGCTGTcatattaaaactttttttccttaaaaggaATATTCCTAAAAAATGggtcatttttttcctttctcttcatcATCAGTGTACTAATACATGTTCTACTTTCATACGTACtaagaagggaaaaagaaaacttctttaGTCAACATGATTACAGGTACTgggatttgtttctttctgtttttttttttttaagacaactCTTGAAAAATAGaacattattttcctttctctacATCAGAGTACAACTATGTGTGCTGCTTTCACACCTACTatgaagggaaaaagaaaacttttttagtTAACATGATTACAGGTGCCGGAATCTGTTTCTTTCTATCATATGACTCAAACTCCCTAGCAACTTTATTGTTTACTCTGATCAACATACTGACAACATCTTCAGTATGGGCATAATCACTAAAAACATCAGCTATAGCTTGGACAAACCAGGAACCTTTAGCCAAATTGTTCCAGGAAACATATCCTGGAACAGTGGAGTAAGCAACTAACATGTCAGCTTCAGCAGGGAGTGATTCTGGTTCTGGCTCTGGTTCAACTATATCAGGTTTGACTCCAGGCAAGCATGCCTGAACAACAGCAGCTCTTGCCTCTGCAACTGGAACTTCATTGGCAGACATATACCCACCATCAGTTACCTCTACTCCTCGATCAAAATCACTTCCACGACAAGCTTGGATAAAAAACATCTTTGGTTTCCCAATGAGATCTTTTGCTGCATAACCATTGAACAATGCCAGAAGATCTGGAATGGACACAAGCACTCCATCAACACCAAAAATTTGCCCTTCCAACCCATGACTAAGGAGACAGACAACAACAGAATCTGCCATTCCATGGTCATTCAATCTTGCAAACTGGGTCAGAGTTTCTTTGAGCTGTTTTGAAGTCTGATTCCTGACCATTTTGACCTTGTACTGAAGCTTAGTAAACAATTCATCAAGTTTTTTTGCATCCACATCAGAGCCACCTCTTCTACTAAGATTCTCAAAATCTACATTGTTAACAATCAAACATAAGCCATGAGGCTCACACTTCATGGAGTAAACCAAGTCATCATCATCAGAACCACGCAGAGCATTCTTCTTGACTTGCGATGAAGTAGAGGTATTGGATTTCATAGTCACTTGCTCTGAATCAATTTGTCTGGTGCCGTCACTCCGCTCCAGTGAGATGCTACCTCTGTTTCCATCCTGGATCGAGCTTGACACTGCTCCtttaagttaataaaaaaaaaaataaaagtgaaaatttctctttaacCCTATAACACCTaggagtgactagaatctaatttccCTTAACAGTATTAcctctaaataaaaaaattaactttctataccagtgttctccttttcaggaagTAACTGGTAATATTTACTGCCTGTAGTACCTCCTATTAGcattaaaattgcttggaattcttgaaaatttaacaattaaaaggattgctttactggtttgaaaattcattttaacctgtcatgcttaaaataagggagaacactgctATACCCCAACATCAATATGTTAAGTCTtcttaattttctctttacagttCCTATGGTAGATAATTTGACCAACAGTCGAGAGCTTTTTGAGTGTTTCTTCTCCCTATGATatatatccatacattatcccataaacaggtaataagaatactcagacttatcaggtagaagtcaTCTTGggttaaaaccaaattctcacaagtaATTTACAAGGTTATGTGTAGCAGCTGAAGGGAgtgaattaacaatcagatcttgcaagttaaagggttataatGAAACTCTTATCAACCATTACTTTGAAAACCTTtctggtaaaaagaaaaagaacctaATCAGTGGTCTGAGGTCCATAAATATCATGCAAGGAAAACACAATCGTAACTTGTACAATGGTGCTCAAAACGTTTAAAACGTATCATGGAAACTGACAAATTAGAGCTGTGTTAAATATTTTGGGCCAAGGGAAGTTCCTTACCATctttttacaataattttataTCTTGCGGATGAAAATCAGAGCCAGAGAGTTACATACTTATTACAACGATTAGTAAGAATCAATAAGCTTAGCCTTATTAAGAGAGCTTCTAACTCTAATCAAAAGAGAGACTGAAAGTTTAAGTCATAAAACACGTCATAACGAACGTTCATTATTTACCAGAGGCAGGTGATCCATTCGTCTTCAACATATCCAATAGGTGGCCTTGGCCGTCAGTTTGTTCAAGAGCTCGGCAAAACACATCAAAAACTTTCGGTCCACGACGAGGAAGAATGTCCAGAAGCTTTTCCGCTTGAGCTTGTCTCGTGGGTTTTGCCTTTATGGTTTGCATATCGTTTTCCGATATACCTCCCTCCTGATATAAAAAATTGGATAGCTGGGTAGCTTCTAAATCTTCTACTAGTAACAATCTGTTCTTTCTCAACAAGTCTCTGTGCTTTTTATCCATTTTTCTACAATTGTTTTCGTTCTTCCCGGATTACCTTGAAACTTGCCCAAACGTAAGACGATGTGTCTTCTTAAGAGGCTTTCCATTGGTTTATTTGCGGATAGAGCTCaccagccaatcagaaaacaTGTCAAATCGATGTCAAAGAGAAGCGCAAGTGTGTTTCTTGCGGTCAGTGGTGAACACCATACGCGGCTTGATATTGAGTGTAAAACCACAGTTCTGTCTAGTAGCAGCTCGGGTAGGGTCTTCTTTGGTTAGTACACGGTTTGCAAAGTTACGCGGACTTCAGCACCAGATTTCTTGCGATCCCGTCTGATAACTGATGATTCTGTTTGA containing:
- the LOC131775638 gene encoding nucleotidyltransferase MB21D2-like, which codes for MAEAGIDRLSGNSIASLNEALQKHLDGGGFQVMDDLSKQLFPSVFGAIKNCLYKPLRKHPLYREVEFVWTGSTAEGVNIPNFDRHGDGKPHLEFEMDILCVFRDVKVGRSRDSPAILMKQEDTSEGYFVVYLNDEDYRRNWAPFAIGPSDPKRRGELYLNPLLIVGDLYKQIEHIFAQIPLLNERFQLEFNPPAVTLSMSLDFQSVTINCDLVVAFELLNDCLPVEYPSWITVHGKPNWLSEEAFVKAQQQHLYLVGKCSPNGQSKVEWRLSFSVVELFLLQELASQCPAAITCYRVFKQIRFWHLKCPHILHSYHLKMVFLQACHKYPPKLWTDSNLAANLLGLLDDLFYCLATKSLPSYFIPRYNLIEGIHPEFLFTLLDKLNDVRKDPFKNIINLER
- the LOC131775637 gene encoding caspase-3-like, which codes for MDKKHRDLLRKNRLLLVEDLEATQLSNFLYQEGGISENDMQTIKAKPTRQAQAEKLLDILPRRGPKVFDVFCRALEQTDGQGHLLDMLKTNGSPASGAVSSSIQDGNRGSISLERSDGTRQIDSEQVTMKSNTSTSSQVKKNALRGSDDDDLVYSMKCEPHGLCLIVNNVDFENLSRRGGSDVDAKKLDELFTKLQYKVKMVRNQTSKQLKETLTQFARLNDHGMADSVVVCLLSHGLEGQIFGVDGVLVSIPDLLALFNGYAAKDLIGKPKMFFIQACRGSDFDRGVEVTDGGYMSANEVPVAEARAAVVQACLPGVKPDIVEPEPEPESLPAEADMLVAYSTVPGYVSWNNLAKGSWFVQAIADVFSDYAHTEDVVSMLIRVNNKVAREFESYDRKKQIPAPVIMLTKKVFFFPS